The DNA segment AATAGACGACACCAGCGACTTACAACACTCGCACATTTGAATCGTCGGTTGATGTTGAGTTCTCTGTTTAACCGCAATTCTCATAATACTAACTAAATTATTTCCAGtacttattgttgttgttataagtTCGACTAAACAGACGGTGTTTTCTCGCCGCTTCGCGCTCGATCATCAGGTTACAGATCGGGCtcctgtctccatggcaacagagcaGGCGGGGTTTGCCGTCCGGAGTCAGTCGCTCCTCCGTTGGCATCATTTCTCCGAGCTCCGTCGCGTTACTCCCTCAGTGGAATGGAAGAAAAGGACAAGACAGAAAATGTACGTTCATGTTTTTGCTTCAGTTGTTGACAGCCTCCAATTCAGTCACTTGGAATCATCCGTGTCATTGCTTGTTGATCGATGCGGTCGTTCGGCGCTGCGGCTGCAAATAAAGTCACCTTCCATTTCGCGTTTCTAACATCGGTccgtcaacaaaacaaagaggcGTCTGTCACAGCAGCCGGACTCTCATCTTTTTAATCTCCCTTTGTTCGGCAGGAGGGCTACACCGGAGAGATAAAGGGCGGCCTGCGGCCTTCCATGAAACTCGTTGTGATGGGAATTGTTAACAAAAAACCCAAGAGGTGAGTGAAAAcgcctgtttatttttttcatcaatacATTTCTATGCATGGTCGAGCAATTCAACTGCTTATcaatatgcatattaaaatGTTACAGTAAAAAAATCTGACAAGAATGTCACTCCTTTGTCTGTGTGCTGTGGATCACCACATAAGgggaatacatttctgaactccAATTTTATAAAGAATTCATCCTAACAAAGTTGATGTTATGATTTATATGAATGCATTTTGTTTCTACACCATATAAAgccacactcacacaaagcaATATCCCGCTTTCAATGTGAAAAATCCTCAGCTCAAATGGATTGAGGGAGAGCGGAACTTTTCACCCCATTTATTCAGTACTGAGAGAGGCTTGTTTCATGCAAAACAGTCAGAGGAAGTGAGTCTTGACTTCCCTTTATTCTTAGGGGGAGAAACCAAATCTTTTGTGCCTAGTACAAATATATCAAGAGTCACAGATGACAAGTATATAATTAAAGATGATAAACAATTGAAGCAATCCCATTGgttctattcatccatccattcatccatccatctatcatctattcatccatccatctatcatccatccatccatcatctattcatccatccatccatccatccatccatcatctattcatccatccatcatctattcatccatcattcattcatccatccatctatcatctatccatcatccatccatccatccatctatccatctattaatccatccattcatccatctatccatccatccatcatctattcatccatccatccatctatcatctattcatccatccatcatctattcatccatccattcattcatccatccatctatcatctatccatcatccatccatccatccatctatccatctattaatccatccattcatccatctatccatccatccatcatctattcatccatccatccatccatcatctattcatccatccatccatccatccatccatccatccatccattcatccatccatcatctattgatccatccattcatccatccatctatccatctatcatctattcatccatccatctatccatccatccatccactcacccatccatTCAGTTTTCAGACGTCCCTCCCCCCAGAAACTCCCTCCAAATGTTCTGTGGGATTTATCATGACACTGACTGACAAACTGTCCTCGACAATAGTGCCCTCTTTTTCCTCTGTGAGGGCTCTGTCACTgatgaaaaagagctgagccaagagactGATCGGTTATTGATGGTCAGCTCTGAGTAATGAGTGTGAGAACAAGATTACGGAACATCTTATTTGTCTCCAAATAATCCTTGTTGTCCCCAGCATCGAGGTGATAGTGTCCAGCCGTCCCGAGGAGGAGGACGCAGAACCAGATGTGGGCCTTCAGCTGAAAGTCACCTTCAGAGATAAGGCCATTCACCGCAACGCTCGTCTGGCGGGAAAGTGGGGTCTCGCCGAAAAGACCATGTCCTTCTTCCCGTTCGCACCAGGAGAAGCATTTAAGGTGCGTGAGCGCTAAGGAAAATGACCCTGAGGTCTGCAGAAAGCGTAAATGTCTTAAAACTTTTGGACAGATGGAGATTGTGTGTGAGCATCAGCAGTTCCGCATCCTGGTGGACGGGCAGCCGCTGTGTGGCTTCACGCATAGACTCTTTCCTCTGGCCTCCCTCACTGCTCTGCGCGTGTTTGGAGACCTGGAGCTCACCAAGGTGGCCTAAACTCACGACGGCGGTGACAGAAGAGCAGTTCCTGGGTGAACAGCTGCCCTGGCGGCGACGGTGTTGTGTTCCTAGTATCAAACAATGTAACAAAGTAATCACGTGATAAGTGCCTTCACTTGATTACCTGCTTGAGGACTTGAAGTTTTTGACTGAATACGACAGTCAGTAAAAGAAGAATGTGAATTGAAGTCAAAGCTGCAATATTTTTGGACAAACACAATGTGCCACTCCACTTAAGTGTTGCATCTGTGTTTCTGCTCTAATTTAAAGTACTGTCCTTAACAATAAAAGTAAACCTTTGAAAGCACTTATGTTATGAGTCGGCTGACCAGATTTGAAAGACGGAATCGTGGCCCAAGTTAGAGCATGTTCTCCTCACagttctttttgattttaaaatcattctatttttttttctagttcTTTGTCAGCAAGGAACAttgatgaaatgaaatacaagtTGGTGCTCAAAGTGTTGATCTCAACCTTCTTTTAGACATGCTTTGTTCACGTACTTGATTTAATATcatgactgaagaaaaaaaacgtccACTTTCCCCTTTCAATCCTTAGTaaacaaaatatgaaatagGTACTTACATAGTAACTTGAATAAAGTTTACAAAAGCAATCTAGTTTTGTCAGATTTGTGCAACGTAATGTATGACTGCGTGGTCATTTTAGACAGAATTGACGATAAAACGTTTagcaaaacatgtcagaaagtACTTGGAAATACCTCATTGCTGCTGCGTCAGCCCAAGATGGATAAaaagaggtgaaaataaaaatgttacagGAGTATGTAAAGGGGATGTCAACAGATGGAAAgatgaaaatacatattttgttcATTAAGCGCGTCCATTCCTTTCTAGCtcttttttatgtcatttttgcCTTGATTTCCTCACAATAAACATTTTTCTCCTGATGGTTTGCGGTtttcaataaatcatgatacaGGAAGTGACGTCATAACCAATGGAAACAAACCGCAGCAAGCAAATAAGTTGTATAACTCTGAATTCATTATGAAGTTTCCACAGTGGATTATTTCATATACTACTCTTCTTCCTTCTGTCCTTTCAGGTTTAGCTGTTACGTGGTTGAAATAATCCGTGTTCAGTTAATTTTAATGATGGAATAAAGAAAAGTACGGAACGAAATCCATCAAAGTTTTAATTTTGGTTATAGCGGTTTTGCCAGATAGAGCAGCGACAGTTCTCCGTGACCTACTTGGTGACGTAATGCTTTACCTATGGCGCGTCCAACAGGACAAAAATAACccctattatttattttactgcgCTTTCACAACGTCATTTTGGTGAATTTAACTCTATTTTAGtacattagaacattttattatttgtaatttctttttcttccaaaCTTTTCTGTTACTCAAAAcctgacaaagaaaaaatgacACAAGGTGTAAAAAAagattatatttaatttaactttAGCCATGTTTTAACTGCTACAATAGAACCATTAAATGTGAATACTCATCAGTAGTTGACACTTGGTTCAGCTGTGATTTATGTCTGCTCTTTTATTGCGTCAATCCAGTCCATCTTTTCCTGCAGAGTTGGAGCTTGGATGAaatagtgtgtgtttgtgtgggtgatGATTTTGAACAGGTTTCCCTGAATGTTGCCTTTAACCCCTGCAACAGAGAAGACAAGAGATGAGAAGAATGTTAGCTTTGGCTGCCTCACTCTCAGTTCTTTTCtcagtttttttcttgttctttgtCAGCAAGGAACATcgataaaatgaaatataagatGACTGAGCGACTATTTTAGACAGATATTTTCAGATGTTCTTCTGCAGATAAAATGTACGCGCCGTCGTCCAGTCACATGGAAGTGGCGATGTCTTTATTCAGACATGTTCAATAAGTCGACACTCACCTGACGGAACGCCGTTGTCTTCCAGTGATGACACCAGACAACCATGCAGGGAGAAGCCTCCTACAGGGCTGACGTCATCCTGCCATGTGACATCATACAGGACGTGGGTGAGGCGACATTGATGATAGTTTAGTCAACGATGACTCAGTGCAATACAACACAACCCAGGGAATAAGTCACGTGATGGCTCACCTTTGTGGGGTCATAGTAGTGAAGGAAAGCAGGTTCCGAGCGCAGCACAAACAGGCGCACCTTCCAGTTCTTCCTCCGGTGTCCCTGAAGTTGGTGGGAAATTTGGGTCAGGGAATTAATTGTCCAGGAGGAGAGAGGTTCAGTTGGTTACCTGTTTCATCAGAAAACCTCTTTTGACCACACTTCCACTCAGCTCCACGGCTGACAGGGACGTCTCCACCTTCACGCTCCCTCTCTTCTTTAGACTGTCAGACTGgagtcaaacacaaaaacatgtgcCTTattctaataaataaaaaaacagcaacagaaatGCATTGAAGAGAAGACaggacaacaacacacacagcacacaaaaaaactaaaaaataaaataaaacaccacaACAAACCATTTAGGACAGCAACCAAAGAAACAACATTAAAACATAATTTAAGAAAGTGACAGAGAAACTCAACGTTAAAACAggtcagaaaaacacaatgacaGGAGCAGACAAGTAACAATGTTGAACGCAGAACAGTTCCTACAAAGCTGTAAAGTGCCGTCGAGTCGTCCACAAACAGCTCGCTGAGCCCGGCGGTCCGAAGCGCCTCCACGCTGCGATGGCCGACGGTTCTGAGGAAGCCCTCCTCCAGCAGAGCCGAGGCGAGAGTCACTGCTTCCGCCCGATTCAGAGCCAAGTTCATGAagaccagccagtccaccacAGCCgaccctgcagcagcagcagcacacaggTCAACACCAAGAGACCAACAGCTTCTGGAGGCGCCTGACCTGAGAAACAGTTGCTGTAGGTGCAGCCCTGCTCCACGTGGTTACACATGTTGATCCCACTGTGGACGTCGTACATGGAGTCCAGAACTTTCCTTTCAATCAAAGCAGCACGATCAACGCTGAGCATGAGGGGCGggtggaaagtgaaagtagaCCTACGTCAGGTCGATGTTGTGCAACTTTGCCTCGTGGTGATTGATCGGCGTGTCAGCATGACGAGCAGAGCGGAGTCTGTCTACAGCGGCGGTGATGTCAGCGGCCCAGTCATCGCGCTCCTCCCGGGAGCAGGCTTCCAGAAAATGCTCCACACAGCTTTTGGTCTTCACCTTGAACACCAGCTGAAGACAACGAAACATCATGAAGTACAACTGCTGATGACGCAAATATCCGTCTCCCAGGTTTAGGATGAAGGTGAACATGTCTGTACTCACGGGTCGACTCTCATACTCCAAATAAGGACACGTGACCTCGCAGTCCTTCAGCATGACCTTTCCTCGCTGACATGAATCCCGTTTCCCTCCTTCATATTTATAATAAAGCAGCTTGTCAGGCATCAACACAAACCACCGAGCCTTCCAGTTGTGGACCAGGTGACCCTAAGGAGACGTTTCACCTCAACAAAATATAATAACCAGCTGGATAATGGTGTTTTACTTCAATCCTACCCGTTTGACCAGGAACCCTTCTCTCAGCACTGTGGTTCTGTTGGAGTCcatttctcccttggaagtctCACCAGTCGGCCTGTTGCTTCCTGCTCAGCTTCTGAATGATGAGGGGTTCTTTTATGGCTTATTACACCGGTTCACACCCACTGTCTCACTCACGCACCCGCATTCACGTGTTGCTCAACAGCAGCTCCTTTTTCAAATGTTGCAATTTCCAGTCGGCGCTGAAGGGTGGCGCTGTTTCACTCTTGCTGGTCTTAAATGACTAAACTGAAAGACggatttaaatgacattttctgtATGTTCATAATGGAAAAGGAgggaggtttatttatttatacgttttgtttttcatagaaTTTATGGAATTTACAATACAAATAACCATAAAGATTTAAATGTGATTATTAgatatttttataatatataatctATCATATCTAAGACAATTTTAAACGGaagaatcattttcattttcatttttgaaacgGGTGTGAAATTTTTAAAAGCCTCTATAATTACACAATAGTAATACTGAATAAGCATACATTAAAAACAGTAAAACTTAAATATCACTAAATtttaaacatcaaactgttTATGTGTCAGAATATTGAAACATTACACATGGAACATTTTTACACGCTCAGCTTTACAATGGGCTCCCGGGGGCCAGATATAAACAGTAAGAGGCCCCCACTTCTGCGATGTTAAAACAAATACGCtagaataacacacacacacacacacactgctgagcGTTGTGTCTCCACAGTGAGGGACCTGCTCTTACAAGCAGCTTTTAACAAGACAATCAGGAATGTCTTCACTTGCAACAagccaaacacacaaaaaaaggaatcTGAGGACGGCAAACAGCACCCACAAGAAAGACATTAAAATCTTCTCAGATCCCGAGTCGAGGCGTGTCCAAATGTCCCGCGGTAATCAAACACCGGTTACGTAACATCTGGATGGTCTTTAAACTCATCAGGAAATTAAAATCCCTGACGCAGGTTGAGTCACGTGGAGCGACTCGTCGTCCTGGAACGCAAACACTTGTCGGTTTTTGTTGTCTAGGTCTACAAACGTTGTGTtgtcagggtgtgtgtgtgtgtgttctagcGTCCACAGCTGGACACACAGAAACTCTGTTTAGAGGGACAGAGAGGAAACAGCTTCCCAGCCAAGAGCTGGCAGGATTCACTTTTGCATTTTGGCCCTGAGCTGGGTCACAACGGGAATGTCACTGATGCTTTAGTCTTACAGTCCCACGCTCTTCTGTCCAGTTCGTGTTGGATACAAACATCTCCTTTGAGACCTTTGATGTTTCAGACCAATAAGCTCATAGTGATGGGATCAGAACTTTAGCCAAACTGTGTCACCATTCAGTTGTGTTATATAAgaaataatctttttttattttatttttcaactatAAATCAAATTTCCTAGTGCAGTAAAACGGACTAACCTCCAGCTGAGTGAGAATCATGGCCTCAGATTTGTAGCTGCTAATGCGGATAATTCACATTGATACAGACTTCAGTTAAAAGGTTAAGATATGTTTGAATATAGGGACACATTTTTAAAGTCCTCTGGTGTTGGCTTCATCCAAGTTCTGCCACTGCAAACCTCCTTGAAAGCAGTGTTTGGATGCGCCGCAGTTAGTCCCAGATGAGAGGAAAATTGCCCGAATCGTGGCTTCAAATTGCTTCAGGAGCgaagaaaacatgtttccatCAGAGAAATGCCGAGGCAGGGTCTCCACCTGTCTCCTCAATCACTGACCTTTTCAGAGTTTTACAGTTGTTGACCCATTTTCACCAGATTGCCACGTGAGCGGAGCACAAGGCCTGTTTTCCTCCAGACTGGGTTCCATTCAGCACAAAGCTTTAATCACACTGAAGGTAGAAAACATTAagtacagacaggaagtgagttcaTCTCGACTTACACTTCAGTACAGTAGTTGCCGATCTATAACAACAATTTGTTTGTCGTCTACAAAGCTAGAAAATAAAGCATCAATGTCAAATCTATGTACAGTTCAAATGGATACAAATATTACATGATGTGTTTTGTTCAGCGTCTCAGCTGAGCAGCACTACAAGTGACTCAAAGTTCCAGTGGACGACTCAGTGGCTCAGTCGATGCCAAACCGCCACCACCTTCTCAGGGTGAGCCATCATGTCCGTCCACTGCGCCACCGCTTCTGGAGCCGAACTGTCGAATCCCAGCTGGATCTGTGAGTCAGAACAAGGTCATGTTAGAGCCTATGTGTTTACGTTTACTTGACTCAGtttgactttcatttgaatatatttatcaCAGCTTTTATTAACTTTAACTTTAGTTCAACCAGCGAGCCAGTTCTGTTTGAAGATGATAACTCATTCATACAGTCCTGGGTCTTGACCTCAAGGGTTAGAAATAAGACCATATTTTATCTTATAAAATACCAGGTTGTCGTCATGACGACAATCCATGTCAGCAATCTTCAGCCACAAACAAACTGGAAAGAAAGAGACAATAAAGATGCCATGTCTGGCAGGAGTGATCCTTACTTGATGCCAGCTCAACTGGCCATCCCATAATCTCAGGTTGACTACTTCAtcttccaaaaaaacaaaacactttgggGTGTTAAAATTGTGACCTTGTTTTGGTGCTACATAAGGAGTTCAGGAGAGGGAGGAAATCTGTTCACCTCCACCAGCTCTCTGTTGTTAGTAAGGTGTGTTACCAGCAAGAGCAGACAGGGGGCACCAAACAAACAAGAGGTGCACTTTTTCAGGACTTAAAGAAGAACCAGATCCAAAATACAGCCATCGAGGGAGgacgttttttttaaaaagactgAGTCCATAGACACAGGAGCAGTTGATCCCAAGACCAGGACCTTTAAAACTGAAGACAGAGAGTGGACTTCACCACTCCCTGACAGCATCAGACCAAGCCTCCATGTAAGCAAATTATTCTGAGATCATTTGAGTCAATATTTTCAAGTTCAGGCCACAAGGTTCCCTCTGATGAACTGCAGCCATAAACCGTCTCACACGTGTCTATAGCGAGAGTCCGGCGTGGGAAAGGCCCGGCGCTCTGTTGACCGACCCAGCAGCAGATTCATATAAAAGGTGAGGACAGCATATCGCTAAAATACATAGCGTTATCAGCGGTGGGATGTAACAGCAGCGTTGACATGACAACGCAACAAACTCACCTGCCCCAGACACTGTTTCCTCCTCAGGGAGCTGCGACTGTAGAGCTTGACAGACAGAGAACACGCCTGATCGAAGGACACCAGCTGGAAGTGGAAGGTCTCCGTCCACGTACACTGACCCGCCGAGGCCTTCAGGACACGCGTCTTCTTCTTAGTCACTGGTCCCAGCTGGTGCATCTCTGCCTTGACGAAGAACCCTACAGGAGAGTAAGGTGGAAGAAGCTATGGATCAGAACCATAACATCAGACAGACTGAGTGGGCTGCCATCTTTCTAGTCTGGAATTTGTTTTCACCTTGAGAGAGTGGCGATGCAGACGGCGGGAGGTTTTGGGCTGCGAGGACTTGAAGTTGGATGCGGCCGTTGACCGGCTGGAAGCAGGTGGTGAGGTGAAGCTCAGAGTGACTCACCTGGAAGATGTTCGAAGCATAAGTTTAACACACTGGTAAGATATAGGAGGGTTTGTGCGCCCCTGATGTAGTAGATATGCCCGGCCTATGGGCGACGTTCTAGCAACCAACCAAGACACCTCAGGCAACAATAGCATTAGAACCTGAACATGGAAATAGAGAGGTCAGGGTGGACGTAGTGGGGCTCTTGTCGTGAGTCACTTGATTCCAAAACAGAAAGGACCCGCAACTCTGCTTAAAACTAGGGGTCAAAGTCCCAGTCCTCGACAGTTCGGGCGGGAACCCTGTCACAGCTGCAGCTCAAAAGCTCACAGTTGAAAGCCTGAAGAatacgtgtcaaactcaaggcctgaggGCCAGATCCGgcctgccaagtcatttcatgtggccccTGAGATGGATGGAGCACACTGCGGATTCATGTTTATAACTCAGGATCCCAGCGTTTCAGGtaaatgtttgtgcttcaaggagagcctgtgttgtgtttggtgaaggaggacaaacacagaTATGGTTAAGATTTAACCACCAAGAATGAAGAGAGAGAAACATTGCCTTGATCTTTCCTGTAAAAGGAACGCCTGTGATGACAGTCCGGGACATAAATCTTTTGGTTGTCCCAAGACTTGTTTGCTTGACTTTGACATGTTGTCATGAAAGAATGTCTCTGTAACCACAGAGGTGCCAGATTAAAACATGATATTACCAGTCATGCCAAAACAGCATGTTTCACCTGTTATAAAAGctttgactgttgcagtgcattatggatttttttttccccaacaaatGAAGAGCACGTCAGCTTTACACAACAACAGAGAAAACAATTTAAGAACCTCTTTAGTTTGTTCTCTTTTCCCTGGCATCTCCACTTCAGCATTTATAGTGTTCCATCTGGCTTCCCATTTTCCAGTTGTTTTTCCGGTTGTGAAATCGACCCATCAGCGCCCCCCACCACACGCTGACTGGATTGTGGATGACTGGAGTGACCTACTTTTTGAGACGATACTACTGACTTTTCCTAAATCAACTCTTAAGGAAACGTGCGTTATGATAACCTGCTCTTTAGAAATCATGAACCAGAAGAAGCCGCAGCAGCCGAGTCATAAATCCCACACGTTAGGTTCTCTCTCCTGGCGTTAATACAGCAGCTTGTTTGCTCAAACTCCATTTCTGTGTACTCAATCGTCACTGAGGAGATTCCAGTCAAGTCAACAGTTCATGGTTCATAACTGAAGTGTTGGTCCACCAAACTTTGGTTtgggtttttcaaaactaaatacagaaccaaacaaatgcgCTCTAAAGTTTGAAGAGAGACATTATTACTGCAggtatgaagcaagctgaggccaAGAGTGTCAAAGATTTGTCtgtaaattccccaaactagaataaagttTTTGACACttgtctcaaaaatacatgagaTTTTAGAAAtgtaaacatgtatttttgctATATTGCCCACccatttctggagacatttttaaaccagttcattttcagaaatttgtttctgcaaatagaaataacatgccaaaatgACAGAGTGTCAGTagcaaaatattttcacaaatgaaaagggattttctgcaggacGTTGAACTAAGCACCATTGCGCTTTGGCTGAGCTTCCtggattattttattgtatttttttacaatGAACCAAATGtgccgtggcttaaaaaaggatgaaaaacactgcttcCATAATAAGTAACTCATTTATTTAGAGTTAATATGAtgacactttagattggggaagaCATATTTCCTATtaataaacaaagaaatgtttatttcaggtAATTACTCTGCGTGTGTTTGGAGTGAACTTCCTGGGTAAAATCTAGTGTAAAGGAGAAACTGATCAATAatttataatgattaattacTGACTAATATTCAGCAAATATACGCGTGAATAAGTCATGTATTCAGTATAATACCTACATTACCTACATTAGCAATGACACATCAATAAGGAAATATTAAATAGTGTTTATCTATGTCTGTAAAAACACGAATGCTcatttaaaaactaaataaaactaaaaagtaAGGGTccaatattatatttaaattgaaataacAGGAGGAAGATCTGACACGAGATTAGTGAAGGTGGTGAAACTACAGCGGGAGCTTTATATAACGCAGAAACAACAGGGATATTTGGTCAGACATCTGGTGGACTCTTATGGCCGCCATAAAGGTCTTGGCAGGAGAGAGCAGATCCTTCACACAATGATATGA comes from the Synchiropus splendidus isolate RoL2022-P1 chromosome 16, RoL_Sspl_1.0, whole genome shotgun sequence genome and includes:
- the si:ch211-10a23.2 gene encoding galectin-related protein A-like, whose protein sequence is MEEKDKTENEGYTGEIKGGLRPSMKLVVMGIVNKKPKSIEVIVSSRPEEEDAEPDVGLQLKVTFRDKAIHRNARLAGKWGLAEKTMSFFPFAPGEAFKMEIVCEHQQFRILVDGQPLCGFTHRLFPLASLTALRVFGDLELTKVA
- the plek2 gene encoding pleckstrin-2, translated to MDSNRTTVLREGFLVKRGHLVHNWKARWFVLMPDKLLYYKYEGGKRDSCQRGKVMLKDCEVTCPYLEYESRPLVFKVKTKSCVEHFLEACSREERDDWAADITAAVDRLRSARHADTPINHHEAKLHNIDLTKVLDSMYDVHSGINMCNHVEQGCTYSNCFSGSAVVDWLVFMNLALNRAEAVTLASALLEEGFLRTVGHRSVEALRTAGLSELFVDDSTALYSFSDSLKKRGSVKVETSLSAVELSGSVVKRGFLMKQGHRRKNWKVRLFVLRSEPAFLHYYDPTKDDVSPVGGFSLHGCLVSSLEDNGVPSGVKGNIQGNLFKIITHTNTHYFIQAPTLQEKMDWIDAIKEQT